In the genome of Brachypodium distachyon strain Bd21 chromosome 3, Brachypodium_distachyon_v3.0, whole genome shotgun sequence, the window GATGGCCTGCACATCTCTGGCCAGTGGCCATTGAAAATCTTTGTCTCTGTATGTGTCTTCTTGAGCTGAGTCAACCATTTGATTGCTGCACATCTTCTCCAAGACTTGATCCACCAACTTGATACTGTCTTGATtccctcctccaccacctctgCCTGAGTCAACCTGGTTGTCAACTATAGTATCACTCAGATTTTGGGGTCATCTGGAACAACTGGGTTGCAGATTCATTGAtcagttcttcttttttttgtcaatcAGATTCAGAGATCGGTTAAAAGTCAGGTTGATCTCAGGAGGAGAATATTATCATAAAGATCAGTCAAATTTTtacatgatgatgatgatgagagCTGACAAGTTCAGCAACATTGGGGATTGCTTTTTCTTTCAAGGAAACAATTCTTGACTCTGTCTAGCTTGTCAACAGAGGATACATTCTTCTCTTCTGCTCGAGAGTCTTGAGAATAAACAACAGCACTAATCCAAACAAGTCAGTTCTTTTTACAGCCAGAAATCTTACATCTACACAAAAGAAGCAGTGGAACTGTGGAAGTGATTACAAATCAAAGAATTGGCTTTAACCCGAGAATAACGAAGACAACGAAGGGATTTAACCCGAGAATACACAGCATCAATCCTAAGCAATAATCCAGAGCTTCGATCAGAACGAATGGTgttgcggcggcgccggggcgccggcggaggcgggcccggcggcggtgctgcgcGCGCTCTGCTCGATGCAGCGCACGACCTCGCCGCGGCTGGCGACGACGCGGTGGAAGACGGCGCGCACCTGGCGCTCCAGCGGCGCCAGCCCGTCCTCCAGCGCCCGGCACGCGCCGGCGAGCGCCTCGGCGCGCTCGACGACGTCCGCCGCGCGGTCCTCGCCGACGGCCGCCGGTtcatcgtcgccgtcgtcctcctcctcctcggcgatCTCCTCGAGGAGGCTGTTGAGCTCCCTTGCCGCGCGCTCCACGGCCTGCATCTCCGCGAGCAGccccgaggaggaagaagacgaagaagacgatgagcccttcttgctgttgttgttgttgttgttgttgtcctTCTTCCTCGACTCCTCGACGATCCGGTCCTGGAGGAGCGCCATGGGCGCCGCCCACTGCGCCTGCTTCGGGGGCGCGaggggcgcggcggaggcggaggcggggcaCGGCACGGCGGCCGTCAGCGCCCACATGGCAAAagcgagcacggagctcatgGTGTAGAGGGCCAGCCCGAGCCCGCACCCCGCGCCGGGGGCCGCCGTGAGCCCCTGCGGCatcggcagcgccgccgccacgtggcgcccagcgccgcccgtggacgaggaagacgaggaccAGTTCTTGGAGGACACGCTGAAGGAGAGCGcccgggcggcgcgggaggagcagggcgtggacggcggcgcggcggcggcggcggggaagaggcgggagatggcgcggcgggcgcgggcgaagTGGGCGCGGTGGGGCTTGCCGCCGTtgccggcggggaggaggaggaggcagtcggcggcggcgagggcggcgcggtgTGACCCCCGGAGCGAGGCGAGCGCGAGGGAGACGGCGTTGAGGACGTCGAGCGCCCTGACGGCGCGGTCCAGcaggtcggcggcgaggcggtcgGCGGGGTGCCtcgacaccgccgccgcccccacaGCAAGCAGGGCTTCCCGGAACGCGGCGTCCGAGGTCACCACCGCGTCGAGCAGCTTCGAGAGGAACCCCAGCGAGAGCACCGCCCCCGCCGGACAGAAAGAAGATAAGGCGGCGAGGCGGTCGGCGACGTGGGCCTGGAGCGCGTCGAGGACGGCGAGCTCAGCGCCGTCCTGCGCCGGGTCGAAGGACGCCACGGCCGTCGCGGTCCGGCGGAAGCTGAGCAGCCCCAGGAACCCCAtccccgtcgtcgtcgtcgtcgtcgccggctcCGCAGCGGCCATTGCTGGGCTTGGTCGTAGAGCTTGTCGGGATCGGAGAGGGGAACCGGATTGAGAATTGTGTGGGGAACGGCGGTGCTGTGCTCGCGGATTATATACTGCCGCCGGCCAAGACGGGGGCGGAGGGGCACCCCTCAGCACGCAAAGCCACTGCCCCAGACGCCAATGACACATGGGTCCGAAGATTGTGTGGGGCCTGGTAGTCAGTGATGTTAGGTGGGAGACGTGACGGTGTCTTTGGGTTAGGGAAGAATGGTGGACTGGTTCgttggggaggagaaggggctgACTTGGTTGGCTGCCACTAATAGGTGGACTTGGTGTAcatttttcccttttccctttttcctaATCCACATTTCTGCCTTTTTCCTATATcacttcagtttttttttccgaaaaacAGCGTCAATGTGTTCCGATCAGGGCTTATCTTTCACCAAGAGATGTTAATTATGTGCTATGAATGTATATTGTTGGTTTCGTATTTGAGAAAAGTTTGCAACGGCATAACAAGTAGGGATGGCACTCGGGCTCATCGAGTTCGGGCCTGGCAATACCTCATCCTCGCCGAGCTACCACTCGACATATATCGAACCCGGCATCtgtcgcaaaaaaaaggaaagaataCCAGACCCCGCCTGGACACAGCTGATCTCGCAAACAAGGTGGTCTTGCACACCTGGATCTACAGACATGATGAACCAAAAGAGGAATCAAATTTCACGGTGGTTCGAGCAAAATTTATGGGCAGGGATGCTATTTCTACCTAGGGTTTGTTCAATTTGAGTGTATGACAACTTAGGCCCACATTACAAGGAGATGCACCAATtgccatccggagatgcaagGAGGATGTGTTAATTTgagattttcttcttctttttcgcTCCCTAACAAGCAGCTAcagtgtatatatatggtaCTCGCTAAGCACTCCATTTGTGAATCCCAGATGAGAGCAACGTATTTGTGTACCTTGGGATGATAGACCCGTGAAAGACAGGTCAGTGATGATgcaaaattaagaaaagagCACCACGTGGCTAACATCCGATAGCAACAAGACAAAGAAAAACACGACATTAGCTTTGTCTCATGTCCTCCTGTTGTTACAAGTGTTTGGATCCACTAattaacacacacacacaaacaaacaaacaaacaaacaaatactaTCATCGGCCACCAGTGTTAACTGTCGCGCACAACTGCCAACTGCTTAAGCCAACGGCTCAACatatcattaaaaaaaagtagcaGCAACAACTTTTGCTTAATTAAAAACTTGGTCCAACAGGAAATGAACAACCATAATTTGGGGGCAAATTAAGCTGGTGACAAGTCAATTTGCTGCACAAAGGAAGGAATTAAGAATTAACGCGCTCAGCTGCGTGCCCGGTCTGGTCGTGGTCAGGCGCCCTGGATCAGCCGCAGCacctagcaaaaaaaaaacgatccACCGTCCGACTCGCCACATGGACGGATCACAGCCGTCGGATAAGCCATCGTGGCATGCGTGCGTGTGTCAGCCACTTGGACGGTGACGTGTCACCGGTAGAGCTCCTGGATCGACCTCGTCAACGTGCTGCCTTGTTGGGGATATGTagacgacgaccaagtcaTCCCAGCTCCTTTCTATTCTGTATTTTTATTCTGTACCGTctcaagataaaaaaaaagtcctcTACTACTTTctcttgttctttttctctttaCCTTTCAACGTcatcttgcttttttttcttttcttttttgtttttaactATCAAGATAACATATGTACATGTCAACGGGCTCGACTATGGAAGCAAAGGCCGGGAGGAATCCATTCTTTTCGGGGGAAAAAATTAtggagtactccgtagtacttACTGCAAGAAcgaggtatatatatatatatatgtaaacACACTCCATACATACATGTACACGGATCCCCAAAAAAAAGGGCGAGAGCACCATCTCTTAAAATATACTACTACccccgattcataaaaagtgtcgtccacttacaaaatttatactaatttagtacaaaatgacGACacttatg includes:
- the LOC100830213 gene encoding uncharacterized protein LOC100830213 — translated: MCHWRLGQWLCVLRGAPPPPSWPAAVYNPRAQHRRSPHNSQSGSPLRSRQALRPSPAMAAAEPATTTTTTGMGFLGLLSFRRTATAVASFDPAQDGAELAVLDALQAHVADRLAALSSFCPAGAVLSLGFLSKLLDAVVTSDAAFREALLAVGAAAVSRHPADRLAADLLDRAVRALDVLNAVSLALASLRGSHRAALAAADCLLLLPAGNGGKPHRAHFARARRAISRLFPAAAAAPPSTPCSSRAARALSFSVSSKNWSSSSSSTGGAGRHVAAALPMPQGLTAAPGAGCGLGLALYTMSSVLAFAMWALTAAVPCPASASAAPLAPPKQAQWAAPMALLQDRIVEESRKKDNNNNNNNSKKGSSSSSSSSSSGLLAEMQAVERAARELNSLLEEIAEEEEDDGDDEPAAVGEDRAADVVERAEALAGACRALEDGLAPLERQVRAVFHRVVASRGEVVRCIEQSARSTAAGPASAGAPAPPQHHSF